In a single window of the Streptomyces sp. HUAS ZL42 genome:
- a CDS encoding DUF1992 domain-containing protein: MTERKPPGVPFESWVDKQIHDAQSRGEFDRLPGAGKPLPPGTDTSYDELWWIKRKMAREGLAVLPPSLALRKEAEDTLAAAFAAPSERIVRKLLTDVNAKIRDMMFKPPPGPPLGMKPYDVEDVVRQWRERRAAVDGADALGSDA; the protein is encoded by the coding sequence ATGACCGAGCGAAAGCCACCCGGCGTCCCGTTCGAGTCCTGGGTCGACAAGCAGATCCACGACGCGCAGAGCCGTGGCGAGTTCGACCGACTGCCCGGCGCGGGCAAGCCGTTGCCGCCGGGGACGGACACGTCGTACGACGAACTGTGGTGGATCAAGCGCAAGATGGCCCGTGAGGGCCTCGCGGTCCTGCCGCCCTCCCTCGCTCTGCGCAAGGAGGCCGAGGACACCCTCGCGGCGGCGTTCGCGGCGCCCTCGGAGCGGATCGTGCGCAAGCTCCTCACCGACGTCAACGCCAAGATCCGCGACATGATGTTCAAGCCGCCGCCCGGTCCCCCGCTGGGCATGAAGCCGTACGACGTCGAGGACGTCGTACGGCAGTGGCGGGAGCGCCGGGCGGCGGTGGACGGGGCGGACGCCCTCGGGTCAGATGCGTAG
- a CDS encoding O-methyltransferase codes for MSESQIWDAVDAYFTAHLAPDDDVTRAALRDSEAAELPGVNVTANQGKLLQLLAQLQGVRTILEIGTLGGYSTIWLGRALPSDGRLISLEYSPKHAEVATRNIARAGLDKLVEVRVGRALDLLPQLADENPPPFDLVFIDADKANNANYLEWALRLTSTGSLIIIDNVVRGGRIVDPDSTTPDVQGTRAAIELIGTHPRLSGTAIQTVGTKGYDGFALARVLA; via the coding sequence ATGAGCGAGTCGCAGATCTGGGACGCCGTCGACGCCTACTTCACCGCCCACCTCGCCCCGGACGACGACGTGACCAGGGCTGCCCTGCGCGACAGCGAGGCGGCCGAGCTGCCGGGCGTCAACGTCACGGCCAACCAGGGCAAGCTGCTCCAGCTGCTCGCCCAGCTCCAGGGCGTGCGCACGATCCTTGAGATCGGCACGCTCGGCGGCTACAGCACCATCTGGCTGGGCCGCGCGCTCCCCTCCGACGGCCGGCTGATCTCTCTCGAGTACAGCCCCAAGCACGCCGAGGTGGCCACCCGCAACATCGCGCGCGCGGGCCTCGACAAGCTGGTGGAGGTGCGGGTGGGCCGGGCCCTGGATCTGCTGCCCCAGCTCGCCGACGAGAACCCGCCGCCCTTCGACCTGGTCTTCATCGACGCCGACAAGGCCAACAACGCCAACTACCTGGAATGGGCCCTCCGGCTCACCAGCACGGGCAGCCTGATCATCATCGACAACGTCGTGCGTGGCGGCCGGATCGTCGACCCGGACAGCACCACGCCCGACGTCCAGGGCACCCGCGCCGCCATCGAACTGATCGGCACCCACCCCAGGCTGAGCGGCACGGCCATCCAGACGGTGGGCACCAAGGGCTACGACGGCTTCGCGCTGGCGCGGGTGCTGGCGTAG
- a CDS encoding bifunctional glycosyltransferase 87/phosphatase PAP2 family protein: MADAEHNGRTAEALGATAVGAAGARVRMARLGLWLVAAVLAVRQMTLVLSTPRGERLTALETWVGPEGVLHVKGSLYESTQFTGTPFGGLVLKPLTRSAEQALGWGWTFGTLLLVAALGVLAARALPQPVSRLTSLLAAPVAISLLMLSLPVRNTLWLGQTSIMPVLLVLVGCFAVRGERASGLCVGFAAALQPALLLFLPLLWFTGRRRAALTTGVTFAALTVLAWAAMPHDSYAYWVHHMAGAGLGGEADDLANQSLHGALLRLGLTGPLEIGLFLALGAVVAVLGVRRAVHYAHDGQLLLAVAITGCAAIAVSPTTWQHQLLWVLLAVVGRVGRRASDRYVWPVAVILVMTLPAKMMLPNMAALYPLRDNAVLLAALAAATLVPFLSRTSPYYRSPIPREYAPPVPTRFRRVPLLPYLRRVLTRPNLLLELLLIRVTYAAYQKVRLAATGGSNSKGRGKAEAHGQDILDLERGLHLDIEHWVNHAVVRVDWLRNFFDFYYESFHFVVPLSVLAVLYWRRPVDYRWARSALGFATLLALVGFWLYPLAPPRLMPTLGIIDTVHGVQDFSKPDYGTLTALTNQYAAMPSLHFGWSLWCGVVIAIVAPKWWMKALGLLHPFFTLSAIVATGNHWVLDAVGGAAVVAAGFGLTFALQGPRGRGVVAVEEGRRETVVLEKDGAAK, translated from the coding sequence GTGGCGGATGCGGAGCACAACGGGCGAACGGCGGAAGCGCTCGGAGCAACGGCCGTCGGCGCGGCCGGCGCACGTGTGCGCATGGCGCGGCTGGGCCTGTGGCTGGTCGCCGCCGTCCTCGCCGTACGGCAGATGACCCTCGTCCTCAGCACCCCGCGGGGCGAGCGGCTGACCGCCCTGGAGACCTGGGTCGGCCCCGAAGGCGTCCTGCACGTCAAGGGCTCCCTCTACGAATCCACACAATTCACCGGCACCCCCTTCGGCGGGCTGGTCCTCAAGCCCCTCACCCGCTCGGCCGAACAGGCCCTCGGCTGGGGCTGGACCTTCGGCACGCTGCTGCTGGTCGCCGCACTCGGCGTGCTCGCCGCGAGAGCCCTGCCGCAACCGGTGAGCCGTCTGACGTCGCTGCTGGCGGCCCCGGTGGCGATCAGCCTCCTCATGCTCTCGCTGCCCGTGCGCAACACCCTGTGGCTTGGCCAGACGAGCATCATGCCGGTGCTGCTCGTGCTGGTGGGCTGCTTCGCCGTACGCGGGGAGCGCGCCAGCGGCCTGTGCGTCGGCTTCGCGGCCGCGCTGCAGCCCGCGTTGCTGCTGTTCCTCCCGCTGCTGTGGTTCACCGGCCGCCGCCGGGCCGCGCTGACAACGGGCGTCACGTTCGCCGCGCTGACCGTGCTCGCGTGGGCCGCGATGCCGCACGACTCGTACGCCTACTGGGTGCACCACATGGCGGGCGCGGGCCTCGGCGGCGAGGCGGACGACCTGGCCAACCAGTCCCTGCACGGCGCACTGCTGCGGCTGGGACTGACCGGACCGCTGGAAATCGGCCTGTTCCTGGCGCTGGGCGCCGTCGTGGCCGTACTCGGCGTGCGGCGCGCCGTGCACTACGCCCACGACGGCCAGCTCCTCCTCGCCGTCGCGATCACCGGCTGCGCGGCCATCGCGGTCTCGCCCACGACGTGGCAGCACCAGCTGCTGTGGGTGCTGCTCGCGGTCGTGGGCCGGGTGGGCAGGCGCGCCTCGGACCGCTACGTCTGGCCGGTGGCCGTGATCCTGGTGATGACCCTCCCGGCGAAGATGATGCTGCCGAACATGGCGGCGCTCTACCCGCTGCGGGACAACGCGGTCCTGCTGGCCGCACTGGCCGCCGCGACCCTCGTACCCTTCCTGTCCCGCACCTCCCCGTACTACCGGTCCCCGATCCCGAGGGAGTACGCCCCTCCGGTCCCGACCCGTTTCCGCCGCGTCCCGCTGCTGCCGTACCTGCGCAGGGTCCTCACGCGCCCGAATCTGCTGCTGGAGCTGCTGCTGATCCGTGTCACGTATGCGGCCTACCAGAAGGTCCGCCTGGCGGCGACCGGCGGCAGCAACTCGAAGGGACGGGGGAAGGCCGAGGCGCACGGTCAGGACATCCTGGATCTGGAGCGCGGGCTGCACCTGGACATCGAGCACTGGGTGAACCACGCGGTGGTGAGGGTCGACTGGCTCCGCAACTTCTTCGACTTCTACTACGAGTCCTTCCACTTCGTGGTCCCACTGAGCGTGCTCGCCGTCCTGTACTGGCGCCGACCGGTCGACTACCGATGGGCACGCTCGGCCCTGGGCTTCGCGACCTTGCTCGCCCTGGTGGGTTTCTGGCTGTATCCGCTGGCTCCGCCCCGGCTGATGCCGACGCTGGGGATCATCGACACGGTGCACGGCGTGCAGGACTTCTCGAAGCCGGACTACGGGACGCTGACGGCGCTGACCAATCAGTACGCGGCGATGCCGTCGCTGCATTTCGGGTGGTCGCTGTGGTGCGGGGTCGTCATCGCCATCGTGGCGCCCAAGTGGTGGATGAAGGCGCTGGGACTGCTGCACCCCTTCTTCACGCTGTCGGCGATCGTGGCGACCGGTAATCACTGGGTGCTGGATGCGGTGGGGGGTGCGGCGGTCGTCGCGGCGGGGTTCGGGCTGACGTTTGCGTTGCAGGGGCCTCGGGGGCGGGGGGTCGTGGCTGTGGAGGAAGGCAGAAGGGAGACGGTGGTGCTGGAGAAGGACGGGGCTGCGAAATGA
- a CDS encoding DNRLRE domain-containing protein, with amino-acid sequence MRHRPVAHGSSRFRRARQSRWLRQLAVGVVLAMAAQSALVVGGTGTASAQPASAKAKAKPKALGPAQAQDDASAMLMARLQHRRIEVLSARTADSTTYALPGGELQTEAYAGPIRVKQGGTWKAIDTSLSDTGADLTPAAAAADVTVSDGGDTKLASVTKGKQSFGLGWGAKLPAPSVKDSTASYALGSGQTLSVTALAQGFSENIKLARKPDGASPAYRIPLNLHGLKLSQADSGHLLLKDSAGKLVAEAPAPMMWDASKDEASGESAHQVRVATRIETASDGSQTLVLTPDKDFLASATYPVTVDPTTTLAVTTDTWVQNPDYPDSQISSEELKSGTYDGGTDTARSYLKFDVSKFTGKHITAATMSLYNYYSATCSTSGAATQARRITSTWSSSSITWGAQPSTTTTGVATNTGHWGYSSSCPANWSNWNLQTIVQAWADGSTNYGLQVRSADETDSTTWRRFRSANYSTSGYAPKLVVTYNSYATTSSAAISPSQVNAYNGKRYVTSLTPSLSAKVTDADGGNAQGQFEITADPAYADTTYSYTAYGKTVASGSTSTLTVSSANAFPAGKHLRFRVRAYDGTDFGAWSGYTTFTLNTALPVAPTISCTPYSENTWTAKSGSGATCTLDTSSTDGMGFYWGLDDSSVPNRVYDTTDGTGGDPLTITINPGEDWHKLYAKTVDSGGNLSTATTSYAFGVGDGAGLLTPGEGDTAARRVSLTSTGKTTYTGVTYQYRRGETDSWHDVPVADVTKSSDGSAVSAWPVTVTSGSPAALTWNVTTSLTEDGPVDIRAAFTDGTTTAYSQPHTITVDRKAGTAPTEQVGPGEVNTLTGDFTLSGTDASAFGLTASRTASSRRPAAGADAEGQVAIYGPQWTSGTTAQLTDSDWAYVRKTSATSVALVDADDDETGFTATSSGGWKPEPGSENLTLTGSLTGSFTLKDDQGTTTTFAKVDSAATTWQVSTTQLPTDNSTTKVVSEKVTSGTSTLARPKYVIAPTSAVSSSTCESTPATKGCRMLEFVYATTITATSSTLGDYNGQVKQIKEWATDPGASAATATVVAQYSYDDSGRLREEWDPRISPALKTAYTYDSAGRVATLTPPGELPWTFTYGQAGNAATAGAGMLLKASRPNLTAGTKSTTDGTTATTSVVYDVALSGTKAPNAMGTSDVAAWGQTDVPTDATAVFPADSVPVSNTGGDLAASDYERATIIYTDASGREVNTATPGGHISTTEYDRFGDTVRQLAPANRELALATSGDGQAEQVALSIDQMTTADRAEVLSTNSVYSSDGLRETDEYGPLHLVTLTSALKAGTGGTDLSAGTEVAARQHTVNVYDEGRPTDGSAAVSNQVTTSKVGAYVDGYPTDADVHTTTTVYDWAKGLPTQTVTDPNGLALKKTTWYDSQGRVTKTSLPKSSGSDAGATVTTYYSATGTGACNGRPDWADLLCTTGPAGAITLGGSNPSELPVKTVEYDRWGSPANMTETANGVTRTTSNVYDAAGRLTKISVSGGVGTAVPDSTIAYATDSGDVTTVSSNGQTITHTYDALGRQITYNDGAGNTTSTSYDALGRPVKTTNSAPSTTTYTYDTSKDARGLETSRTDSVAGTFAAAYDADGALATESLPGGYTLTVAQDEAGDTNSRIYTRDSDGAVVASDIADRSALGQTVTDAGSNGQTRVHSYSYDASGRLSRADDTDPNGACTRRDYTFDDNGNRTALATATSDVGSACTSTGATTTSYAYDSADRLETAGTVYDAFGRTTTQASGASIGYYANDLVRQQTSGSSRQTWGLDAAGRLATWTTETQGSDGTWTQTGSRTNHYGSNSDSPDWIQEDGSTITRTVRGIDGDLDATTTAGGNTVLQLTGVRGDVMVQLPLDTTKAPVALAYDEYGNPEDSTTATRYGWLGAKQRSSETVTGAVLMGARLYDPSLGRFLSTDPVPGPDTAYDYAGQDPVNQTDLLGTYRHMKISWHWTYVDIKFDRMGTNDVLDYWWVVVGATAGIPVVGWIVATVAVFDWALVDSYYRRGYCLGIWVTYAHPKTPHPYPYKHGFCR; translated from the coding sequence GTGCGTCACAGACCTGTGGCACATGGCAGTTCGAGATTCAGACGTGCCCGTCAGTCGCGGTGGCTGCGGCAGCTGGCCGTCGGCGTGGTGCTGGCGATGGCGGCCCAGAGCGCACTGGTCGTGGGGGGCACCGGCACCGCATCCGCACAGCCCGCCTCGGCAAAGGCAAAGGCAAAGCCAAAAGCGTTGGGTCCTGCGCAGGCCCAGGACGATGCGTCGGCGATGCTGATGGCCCGCCTTCAGCACCGCAGGATCGAGGTGCTGTCCGCTCGTACCGCCGACTCGACGACGTACGCGCTGCCCGGCGGGGAGCTGCAGACGGAGGCGTACGCCGGTCCGATCCGGGTGAAGCAGGGCGGGACCTGGAAGGCCATCGACACCTCGCTGTCGGACACGGGCGCCGATCTCACGCCGGCCGCGGCGGCCGCGGACGTCACGGTGTCCGACGGCGGCGACACGAAGCTCGCCTCGGTCACCAAGGGCAAGCAGTCCTTCGGGCTGGGCTGGGGCGCCAAGCTGCCCGCCCCGTCCGTCAAGGACAGCACCGCCTCTTACGCGCTGGGCAGCGGCCAGACCCTGTCGGTCACCGCGCTGGCGCAGGGCTTCTCCGAGAACATCAAGCTCGCCCGGAAGCCCGACGGCGCCTCCCCTGCGTACCGCATCCCGCTGAACCTGCACGGGTTGAAGCTGTCCCAGGCGGACTCCGGTCACCTGCTGCTGAAGGACTCCGCCGGCAAGCTGGTCGCCGAGGCGCCCGCGCCGATGATGTGGGACGCCAGCAAGGACGAGGCGTCCGGTGAGTCCGCGCACCAGGTACGGGTCGCGACGAGGATCGAGACCGCGTCGGACGGTTCGCAGACCCTGGTCCTCACCCCCGACAAGGACTTCTTGGCGTCGGCCACCTATCCGGTGACGGTCGACCCGACCACCACCCTCGCCGTGACCACGGACACGTGGGTGCAGAACCCGGACTACCCCGACTCGCAGATCTCCTCGGAGGAGTTGAAGTCGGGCACGTACGACGGCGGGACGGACACGGCCCGTTCGTACCTGAAGTTCGACGTGTCGAAGTTCACCGGCAAGCACATCACCGCCGCGACGATGTCGCTGTACAACTACTACTCGGCGACCTGCTCCACCTCGGGCGCCGCCACTCAGGCCCGCCGGATCACCTCGACGTGGTCGTCCTCGTCGATCACCTGGGGCGCTCAGCCGTCGACCACGACGACCGGGGTGGCGACCAACACCGGGCACTGGGGCTACTCCTCGTCCTGCCCGGCGAACTGGTCCAACTGGAACCTGCAGACCATCGTTCAGGCGTGGGCCGACGGCTCGACCAACTACGGCCTGCAGGTCCGCAGCGCCGACGAGACCGACTCCACCACCTGGCGGCGCTTCCGTTCGGCGAACTACTCGACGTCCGGGTACGCGCCGAAGCTGGTGGTGACCTACAACTCGTACGCCACCACGTCCTCGGCGGCGATCTCGCCGTCGCAGGTCAACGCCTACAACGGCAAGCGGTACGTGACCTCCCTGACGCCGAGCCTGTCGGCGAAGGTGACGGACGCGGACGGCGGCAACGCCCAGGGCCAGTTCGAGATCACCGCGGACCCGGCGTACGCGGACACCACGTACTCGTACACGGCGTACGGCAAGACGGTGGCCTCCGGCTCCACCTCCACCCTGACGGTGTCGTCGGCGAATGCCTTCCCCGCGGGCAAGCACCTGCGCTTCCGGGTGCGGGCGTACGACGGCACCGACTTCGGGGCCTGGTCCGGCTACACGACGTTCACGCTGAACACTGCGCTGCCCGTCGCGCCCACCATCTCCTGCACCCCGTACAGCGAGAACACCTGGACGGCGAAGTCCGGTAGCGGCGCCACCTGCACGCTGGACACGTCCTCGACCGACGGCATGGGCTTCTACTGGGGCCTGGACGACTCCTCGGTGCCCAACCGGGTGTACGACACGACCGACGGCACGGGCGGCGACCCGCTGACGATCACGATCAATCCCGGCGAGGACTGGCACAAGCTGTACGCCAAGACCGTCGACTCCGGCGGCAACCTGTCCACGGCCACCACCTCCTACGCCTTCGGCGTCGGCGACGGGGCCGGTCTGCTCACCCCGGGCGAGGGCGACACGGCCGCACGCCGGGTCAGCCTGACGTCGACCGGCAAGACGACGTACACGGGTGTGACGTACCAGTACCGTCGCGGTGAGACCGACTCCTGGCACGACGTGCCGGTCGCGGACGTCACCAAGTCGTCGGACGGCTCCGCCGTCTCCGCCTGGCCGGTCACGGTCACGAGCGGCAGCCCGGCAGCGCTCACCTGGAACGTGACGACCTCGCTCACCGAGGACGGTCCCGTCGACATCCGCGCGGCCTTCACCGACGGCACCACCACCGCGTACTCCCAGCCGCACACCATCACCGTGGACCGCAAGGCCGGCACGGCGCCCACCGAGCAGGTGGGGCCGGGCGAGGTCAACACGCTCACCGGTGACTTCACGCTCTCCGGCACCGACGCGTCGGCGTTCGGTCTGACCGCCTCGCGCACCGCCTCCTCCCGCCGGCCCGCTGCCGGTGCGGACGCCGAGGGCCAGGTGGCGATCTACGGCCCGCAGTGGACCTCGGGCACGACGGCCCAACTCACCGATTCGGACTGGGCCTACGTCCGCAAGACCTCCGCGACCTCGGTCGCCCTGGTTGACGCCGATGACGACGAGACCGGGTTCACCGCCACTTCCTCCGGTGGCTGGAAGCCCGAGCCGGGCTCGGAGAACCTCACCCTCACCGGCTCGCTGACCGGTTCCTTCACGCTGAAGGACGACCAGGGCACCACGACCACCTTTGCGAAGGTGGACTCGGCGGCGACGACCTGGCAGGTCTCCACCACCCAGCTGCCCACTGACAACTCCACCACCAAGGTCGTCTCGGAGAAGGTCACTTCGGGAACCAGCACCCTGGCCCGCCCGAAGTACGTGATCGCCCCCACCTCGGCGGTGTCGTCCTCGACGTGTGAGAGCACGCCGGCGACGAAGGGCTGCCGCATGCTGGAGTTCGTCTACGCGACCACCATCACCGCCACGTCGAGCACGCTCGGCGACTACAACGGCCAGGTCAAGCAGATCAAGGAGTGGGCCACCGACCCGGGCGCCTCGGCGGCGACCGCGACAGTGGTCGCTCAGTACTCCTACGACGACTCCGGCCGACTGCGCGAGGAGTGGGACCCGCGGATCAGCCCCGCGCTGAAAACCGCCTACACCTACGATTCCGCGGGTCGCGTCGCCACCCTGACCCCGCCCGGCGAACTGCCGTGGACCTTCACCTACGGCCAGGCCGGCAACGCGGCCACCGCCGGTGCCGGCATGTTGCTCAAGGCCTCCCGGCCGAACCTGACCGCGGGCACGAAGAGCACCACCGACGGCACGACGGCGACCACCAGCGTGGTGTACGACGTCGCGCTGAGCGGCACCAAGGCGCCCAACGCCATGGGCACTTCGGACGTCGCCGCCTGGGGCCAGACGGACGTGCCGACGGATGCCACAGCCGTCTTCCCGGCGGACTCCGTTCCGGTGTCGAACACCGGTGGCGATCTGGCCGCGTCCGACTACGAGCGGGCGACCATCATCTACACCGATGCCTCCGGACGCGAGGTCAACACGGCCACGCCCGGCGGTCACATCAGCACCACCGAGTACGACCGCTTCGGTGACACTGTCCGTCAACTTGCCCCTGCCAACCGCGAGTTGGCGCTGGCCACGAGTGGTGACGGACAGGCCGAGCAGGTGGCCCTGAGTATCGACCAGATGACGACTGCGGACCGTGCCGAGGTGCTGTCCACGAACTCGGTGTACTCCTCGGACGGTCTGCGTGAGACGGACGAGTACGGGCCGCTGCACCTGGTGACCCTGACCTCGGCGCTCAAGGCCGGCACGGGCGGCACCGACCTCTCCGCGGGTACCGAGGTGGCGGCACGTCAGCACACCGTGAACGTCTACGACGAGGGCCGTCCGACCGACGGTTCGGCCGCCGTCTCCAACCAGGTCACCACCAGCAAGGTGGGCGCGTACGTGGACGGCTACCCGACGGACGCGGACGTGCACACCACGACCACCGTGTACGACTGGGCCAAGGGCCTGCCCACCCAGACGGTCACCGACCCGAACGGCCTGGCGCTGAAGAAGACGACCTGGTACGACTCCCAGGGCCGGGTCACCAAGACCAGCCTGCCGAAGTCGTCCGGCTCGGACGCGGGCGCCACGGTGACCACGTACTACTCAGCGACCGGAACCGGCGCCTGCAACGGCCGCCCCGACTGGGCCGACCTGCTCTGCACCACCGGCCCCGCGGGTGCCATCACACTCGGCGGCTCGAACCCGTCCGAACTGCCGGTGAAGACGGTCGAGTACGACCGTTGGGGCAGCCCCGCGAACATGACGGAGACGGCGAACGGCGTCACCCGCACGACCAGCAACGTCTACGACGCCGCCGGCCGGCTCACGAAGATCTCCGTCAGCGGCGGTGTGGGCACCGCGGTGCCGGACAGCACGATCGCGTACGCCACGGACAGCGGTGACGTGACCACGGTCAGCTCGAACGGCCAGACCATCACCCACACCTACGACGCCCTCGGGCGGCAGATCACCTACAACGACGGTGCGGGCAACACGACGAGCACGAGCTATGACGCGCTCGGCCGGCCGGTGAAGACCACCAACTCCGCCCCGTCCACCACCACCTACACCTACGACACGTCCAAGGACGCGCGCGGCCTGGAGACCTCCCGCACCGACTCGGTCGCCGGCACCTTCGCCGCGGCCTACGACGCGGACGGCGCCCTCGCCACCGAGTCCCTTCCCGGCGGCTACACCCTGACCGTCGCGCAGGACGAGGCGGGAGACACCAACTCCCGGATCTACACCCGTGACAGCGACGGTGCCGTGGTCGCCTCCGACATCGCCGACCGGTCCGCTCTGGGCCAGACGGTCACCGACGCCGGCAGCAACGGCCAGACCCGCGTCCACAGCTACAGCTATGACGCGTCGGGACGGCTGAGCCGGGCGGACGACACGGACCCGAACGGGGCCTGCACCCGCCGCGACTACACCTTCGACGACAACGGCAACCGCACCGCCCTGGCCACCGCGACCAGCGACGTCGGCTCGGCCTGCACGTCGACCGGCGCGACCACCACGTCGTACGCGTACGACAGCGCGGACCGCCTGGAGACCGCGGGCACGGTCTACGACGCCTTCGGTCGCACCACGACCCAGGCATCAGGCGCGTCCATCGGCTACTACGCCAACGACCTCGTCCGGCAGCAGACTTCCGGCAGCAGCCGGCAGACCTGGGGCCTGGACGCGGCCGGCCGTCTCGCCACCTGGACCACCGAGACCCAGGGCAGCGACGGCACCTGGACCCAGACCGGGTCCCGGACGAACCACTACGGCTCGAACAGCGACAGCCCCGACTGGATCCAGGAGGACGGCTCCACCATCACGCGTACCGTCCGGGGCATCGACGGAGACCTGGACGCCACCACCACCGCCGGCGGGAACACGGTGCTGCAGCTGACCGGCGTTCGCGGCGATGTCATGGTGCAGCTTCCGCTCGACACCACCAAGGCGCCCGTCGCGCTGGCCTACGACGAGTACGGCAACCCTGAGGACAGCACCACCGCCACCCGGTACGGCTGGCTCGGCGCCAAGCAGCGCTCGAGCGAAACCGTCACCGGCGCGGTCCTCATGGGCGCCCGCCTCTACGACCCCAGCCTCGGACGTTTCCTGTCCACCGACCCCGTCCCGGGACCGGACACGGCATACGACTACGCCGGCCAGGATCCCGTCAACCAGACCGATCTGCTGGGCACCTACCGGCACATGAAGATCAGCTGGCACTGGACGTACGTCGACATCAAGTTCGACAGAATGGGCACGAACGACGTGCTGGACTACTGGTGGGTGGTCGTGGGTGCCACCGCCGGCATCCCCGTCGTCGGTTGGATCGTGGCCACGGTGGCCGTCTTCGACTGGGCGCTCGTCGACTCGTACTACCGTCGTGGGTACTGCCTTGGTATCTGGGTGACCTACGCTCATCCCAAGACGCCCCACCCCTACCCCTACAAACACGGGTTCTGTCGATGA
- a CDS encoding DUF2330 domain-containing protein → MVGLLRGSASIRAGGGIGRRVTVVVLALLALQVGSLVAPAHACGCGALIPGDRQRVNVGREVSLVRWDGRQEQIVMSLQIGGDARQAAWIMPVPNRATVQLGDPGLFDELAAATAPLHRTRYHFWPQDGDWPLTTGDGAVGAPPPGVGAGAPPDVGLVGRQRLGPFDVALLTATDPDALDDWLSSNGFAFPARLEGALEPYVEQRWEYVAVRLAPESADTSLNGTLDPLHLTFAAGSPVYPMRLSRLAQTPQSLGLYVLAAHRMEPASRIGGARPRVTFAGRVDATSGELARLAKDTPFLTAVGQEFPTPSTISGDHELRRAATDASFRQVIYEDRMREVAGIPAWLLTIVGGLAAAATVSVWLALRPRPRLRGQGHGHGQGQGQDLGTEPPMPPTPTPGRMPSPPTQPPMPPMPPLPPMPATPATRPPLPPTRSPHPPGPIG, encoded by the coding sequence ATGGTCGGTTTACTGCGGGGGAGCGCGAGCATCCGCGCGGGTGGTGGCATCGGTCGGCGCGTCACCGTCGTCGTCCTCGCCCTCCTCGCCCTCCAGGTCGGCTCCCTGGTCGCCCCGGCCCATGCCTGCGGCTGCGGTGCCCTGATCCCCGGTGACCGGCAGCGGGTCAACGTCGGCCGTGAGGTGTCCCTCGTACGGTGGGACGGGCGGCAGGAGCAGATCGTGATGAGCCTGCAGATCGGCGGGGACGCCCGGCAGGCCGCCTGGATCATGCCGGTCCCGAACCGGGCGACGGTCCAACTCGGCGACCCCGGGCTCTTCGACGAGCTGGCCGCCGCCACGGCCCCCCTGCACCGCACCCGGTACCACTTCTGGCCGCAGGACGGCGACTGGCCGCTCACCACGGGCGACGGCGCGGTGGGGGCACCGCCGCCCGGCGTGGGCGCCGGCGCACCGCCCGACGTGGGACTGGTCGGCCGCCAGCGGCTCGGGCCCTTCGACGTGGCCCTGCTGACGGCCACCGACCCGGACGCCCTCGACGACTGGCTGAGCAGCAACGGCTTCGCCTTCCCCGCCCGGCTCGAGGGGGCGCTGGAGCCGTACGTGGAGCAGCGCTGGGAGTACGTGGCCGTCCGCCTGGCACCCGAGAGCGCCGACACCTCCCTGAACGGCACCCTCGACCCGCTCCACCTCACCTTCGCCGCGGGCTCGCCGGTCTACCCGATGCGCCTGTCGCGCCTCGCGCAGACCCCGCAGTCGCTCGGCCTGTACGTCCTGGCCGCGCACCGCATGGAGCCGGCCTCCCGGATCGGCGGCGCCCGGCCGCGCGTCACCTTCGCCGGACGCGTCGATGCCACGTCGGGCGAACTCGCGAGGCTGGCGAAGGACACGCCGTTCCTCACGGCCGTCGGCCAGGAGTTCCCCACGCCCTCGACGATCTCCGGGGACCACGAACTGCGCCGCGCGGCCACGGACGCATCCTTCCGGCAGGTGATCTACGAGGACCGGATGCGTGAGGTGGCCGGGATCCCGGCGTGGCTGCTGACGATCGTCGGCGGTCTGGCCGCGGCCGCCACGGTCTCCGTGTGGCTGGCACTGCGTCCTCGGCCGCGGCTGCGGGGGCAGGGACACGGACACGGGCAGGGACAGGGACAGGACCTGGGTACGGAGCCGCCGATGCCACCGACCCCTACACCCGGTCGGATGCCGTCACCACCCACCCAACCGCCCATGCCGCCCATGCCGCCCCTCCCGCCCATGCCGGCCACGCCGGCCACGCGGCCACCGCTTCCGCCCACGCGGTCACCCCACCCCCCTGGTCCGATCGGCTGA